In the genome of Myxococcus stipitatus, one region contains:
- a CDS encoding single-stranded DNA-binding protein → MAGGVNKVILIGNLGADPEVRFTPGGQAVANFRIATSESWNDKNGQKQERTEWHRIVVWGKLAELCGEYLKKGRQCYVEGRLQTREWTDKENRKNYTTEVVANAVTFLGGRDAGDGMGGGGGGGGRRQFGGQQQRGGMDGDYGQPPPMDDGMGGGGGGGNGEDDIPF, encoded by the coding sequence ATGGCAGGTGGCGTGAACAAGGTCATCCTCATCGGCAACCTGGGTGCGGACCCGGAAGTGCGCTTCACCCCGGGTGGCCAGGCCGTCGCGAACTTCCGCATCGCCACGAGCGAGAGCTGGAACGACAAGAACGGCCAGAAGCAGGAGCGCACCGAGTGGCACCGCATCGTCGTCTGGGGAAAGCTCGCGGAGCTCTGCGGCGAGTACCTGAAGAAGGGACGCCAGTGCTACGTCGAGGGGCGCCTGCAGACGCGGGAGTGGACCGACAAGGAGAACCGGAAGAACTACACCACGGAGGTCGTCGCCAACGCGGTGACGTTCCTGGGCGGTCGTGACGCCGGGGACGGCATGGGTGGTGGCGGCGGGGGTGGTGGGCGCCGGCAGTTCGGTGGCCAGCAGCAACGCGGCGGCATGGACGGCGACTACGGCCAGCCGCCCCCCATGGATGACGGCATGGGCGGTGGTGGCGGTGGCGGCAACGGCGAGGACGACATCCCGTTCTGA
- the dacB gene encoding D-alanyl-D-alanine carboxypeptidase/D-alanyl-D-alanine endopeptidase, producing the protein MQVHRARHLLAASAIVSLLLPLGSLAAPPSAEKRADREALRAALLAVLQRPSLKVSRVGVHMQSLDDGSVVFTHNADELLNPASNVKLVTSAAALAVLGSEFRYETEFLVDGMSAEGKVKTLYVRGKGDPSVTTERLWGVASELWHAGVRDVGEIVVDDSWFDMERTPPGYDQEDSDRAYMAPTGALSLNWNAVAIYVRPGSGPGAKGIVEMEPPSDYFIVENQLSTGARRARRVSVTSDPAGAQQKIVVRGQVPAERGGATSQWKKIDNPPMYFGQTLKQILNTRGMKVRGRVRQGLTSSSARMVYVAQSDTFDVLLKRLNKLSSNFVAEQLLKTMGAEGRGAPGSFGKGVEVVEQFLEREVGIARGTYVMKNGSGLNDANRFSAAQLNKLLRYMYGRFPLAPEYLSSVPIAGKDGTLKYRFEGSDAVGRLRAKTGTLEGVSALSGYVTSAGGEHFSFSMMVNDFAGRAGPIVAGLDALGAAVAATGSSLGPSSAVAALAEGGKASGAIDDVAARIKTYLDLGRQRDSRNLGFLRTAWRSERDPAVRAVLAESLYQSNPHDYLGARTLLDSYSAGNDVYGRLREVARVLSVEVPGVTSMVELAASGNTEALARVLELAGATGADGQAQAELSVALGEVARTAPEALVVALRSALPADRDAATTLLARSLVEAGQGDHPFWKSLRRMLGAADPQVAAFAKGLDSTLSQKVAEAKAPRPSEGGGAVQVVAPAGGTPPPPPPPRPTGSAPEARTETRPGG; encoded by the coding sequence GTGCAGGTTCATCGAGCCAGACACCTCTTGGCCGCGTCGGCCATCGTTTCCCTGCTGCTTCCCTTGGGTTCCCTGGCGGCGCCTCCCTCGGCCGAGAAGCGCGCGGACCGTGAGGCCCTGCGCGCGGCCTTGCTCGCGGTGCTGCAGCGCCCCTCGCTCAAGGTGAGCCGGGTGGGGGTGCACATGCAGAGCCTGGATGATGGCTCCGTGGTGTTCACCCACAACGCGGACGAGCTGCTCAACCCCGCGTCCAACGTGAAGCTCGTGACGTCCGCGGCGGCGCTGGCGGTGCTCGGCTCGGAGTTCCGCTACGAGACGGAGTTCCTGGTCGACGGGATGAGCGCCGAGGGCAAGGTGAAGACGCTCTACGTGCGCGGCAAGGGTGACCCGTCCGTGACGACCGAGCGCCTGTGGGGCGTGGCGTCGGAGCTGTGGCACGCGGGCGTGCGCGACGTGGGCGAAATCGTCGTGGACGACTCCTGGTTCGACATGGAGCGCACGCCGCCCGGGTATGACCAGGAGGACTCGGACCGGGCGTACATGGCGCCCACCGGCGCGCTGAGCCTGAACTGGAACGCGGTGGCCATCTACGTGCGGCCGGGCTCGGGCCCGGGCGCCAAGGGCATCGTGGAGATGGAGCCGCCCAGCGACTACTTCATCGTGGAGAACCAGCTCTCCACTGGGGCGCGCCGCGCGCGGCGCGTGTCCGTCACGTCGGACCCCGCGGGGGCGCAGCAGAAAATCGTGGTGCGAGGGCAGGTGCCGGCCGAGCGCGGCGGTGCCACCAGCCAGTGGAAGAAGATCGACAACCCTCCCATGTACTTCGGCCAGACGCTCAAGCAGATCCTCAACACGCGGGGCATGAAGGTCCGCGGGCGCGTCCGCCAGGGGCTCACGTCGTCGTCGGCGCGCATGGTGTACGTGGCGCAGTCGGACACGTTCGACGTGCTACTCAAGCGCCTCAACAAGCTGTCGAGCAACTTCGTCGCGGAGCAGCTGCTCAAGACGATGGGCGCGGAGGGCCGGGGCGCGCCGGGCTCGTTCGGCAAGGGCGTGGAGGTCGTCGAGCAGTTCCTCGAGCGCGAGGTGGGGATTGCTCGCGGCACGTACGTCATGAAGAACGGCAGCGGGCTGAATGACGCCAACCGCTTCTCGGCCGCGCAGCTCAACAAGCTGCTTCGCTACATGTACGGGCGCTTCCCGCTGGCGCCGGAGTACCTGTCGTCGGTGCCCATCGCGGGCAAGGACGGCACGCTGAAGTACCGCTTCGAGGGCAGCGACGCGGTGGGGCGGCTGCGCGCGAAGACGGGCACGCTGGAAGGTGTCTCCGCGCTGAGCGGCTACGTGACGAGCGCGGGCGGAGAGCACTTCTCCTTCTCGATGATGGTCAACGACTTCGCCGGACGCGCGGGCCCCATCGTCGCGGGCCTGGACGCGCTGGGCGCGGCGGTGGCGGCCACGGGCTCCAGCCTGGGCCCGTCGAGCGCGGTGGCGGCGCTGGCGGAAGGTGGCAAGGCGTCGGGGGCCATCGACGACGTGGCGGCCCGCATCAAGACGTACCTGGACCTGGGGCGGCAGCGCGACTCGCGCAACCTGGGCTTCCTTCGCACCGCGTGGCGCAGCGAGCGGGACCCGGCGGTGCGCGCGGTGCTCGCGGAGAGCCTCTACCAGTCCAACCCGCATGACTACCTGGGCGCGCGCACGCTGCTGGACAGCTACTCGGCGGGCAACGACGTGTATGGCCGCTTGAGGGAAGTGGCGCGCGTGTTGTCCGTGGAGGTGCCCGGCGTCACCAGCATGGTGGAGCTGGCCGCGTCCGGGAACACGGAGGCGCTGGCGCGGGTGCTGGAGCTCGCGGGCGCGACGGGCGCGGACGGACAGGCCCAGGCGGAGCTGTCCGTGGCGCTGGGGGAAGTGGCTCGCACGGCGCCGGAGGCGCTGGTGGTGGCGCTGCGCTCGGCCCTGCCCGCGGACCGGGACGCGGCCACGACACTCCTGGCCCGCTCGCTGGTGGAGGCGGGGCAGGGGGACCACCCCTTCTGGAAGTCGCTGCGCCGGATGCTGGGCGCCGCGGACCCGCAGGTGGCGGCCTTCGCCAAGGGGCTGGACTCCACGCTGTCGCAGAAGGTGGCGGAGGCCAAGGCGCCTCGTCCGTCCGAAGGGGGCGGCGCGGTCCAGGTGGTGGCGCCCGCGGGCGGGACTCCTCCGCCGCCGCCTCCTCCTCGTCCGACGGGGAGCGCCCCGGAGGCTCGCACCGAGACGCGTCCGGGCGGGTAG
- the astB gene encoding N-succinylarginine dihydrolase, producing the protein MREYNFDGLVGPTHNYAGLSPGNLASQSHVGEPSHPREAALQGLEKMRFVSGLGVGQAVLPPQPRPSLRALRTLGFTGTDEEVITRAAREAEHLLRLTSSASSMWTANAATVAPSADTADGRVHLTPANLSQMFHRALEADTTHAVLRAIFSDEKHFAVHAPLPPGSHFADEGAANHTRLATPGHAGVHLLAWGRSAWQDVQGPKRFPARQTLESSQALARLHQLDAHNVLFPQQHPDGIDAGAFHTDVLAVGNERFLMLHELAFVDHPGLLQVLREKLGPDFRAIVASNAELPAKDAVKAYPFNSQVLTLPDGTMAIIAPVESRETPAARGFLERVVAEDTPVKAVHYLEVRQSMNNGGGPACLRQRVWLTDAERQAIHADVFYSPALHESLAAWVRRHYRDVLHPKDLQDPRLARETMTALDELTRILKLGSVYDFQQ; encoded by the coding sequence ATGCGCGAATACAACTTCGACGGCCTCGTCGGTCCTACCCACAACTACGCGGGCCTGTCGCCCGGCAACCTGGCGTCCCAGAGTCACGTCGGAGAGCCCAGCCATCCCCGTGAAGCGGCACTTCAGGGCCTGGAGAAGATGCGCTTCGTCTCCGGCCTGGGCGTCGGCCAGGCGGTGCTGCCGCCGCAGCCTCGCCCGTCGCTGCGGGCCCTGCGGACCCTGGGCTTCACCGGCACGGACGAGGAGGTCATCACCCGCGCCGCGCGCGAGGCCGAGCACCTGCTGCGGCTCACCTCCAGCGCCTCCTCCATGTGGACGGCCAACGCCGCCACCGTGGCCCCCAGCGCCGACACGGCCGATGGCCGCGTGCACCTGACGCCCGCGAACCTCTCGCAGATGTTCCACCGCGCCCTCGAGGCGGACACCACGCACGCGGTGCTGCGCGCCATCTTCTCCGACGAGAAGCACTTCGCCGTGCACGCGCCGCTGCCGCCCGGCAGCCACTTCGCGGACGAGGGCGCGGCCAACCACACGCGCCTGGCCACGCCCGGACACGCGGGGGTGCACCTGCTCGCCTGGGGCCGCAGCGCGTGGCAGGACGTGCAGGGCCCCAAGCGCTTCCCCGCCCGGCAGACGCTGGAGTCGAGCCAGGCGCTCGCGCGGCTCCACCAGCTCGACGCGCACAACGTCCTCTTCCCCCAGCAGCACCCGGACGGCATCGACGCGGGGGCCTTCCACACGGACGTGCTCGCGGTGGGCAACGAGCGCTTCCTCATGCTGCACGAGCTCGCCTTCGTGGACCACCCGGGGCTGCTCCAGGTGCTGCGCGAGAAGCTGGGCCCGGACTTCCGCGCCATCGTCGCCAGCAACGCGGAGCTGCCGGCGAAGGACGCGGTGAAGGCCTACCCCTTCAACTCGCAGGTGCTGACGCTGCCGGATGGCACCATGGCCATCATCGCCCCGGTGGAGAGCCGCGAGACGCCCGCGGCGCGCGGCTTCCTGGAGCGCGTGGTGGCCGAGGACACCCCCGTCAAGGCGGTGCACTACCTGGAGGTGCGCCAGTCCATGAACAACGGCGGAGGGCCGGCCTGCCTGCGCCAGCGCGTGTGGCTCACGGACGCCGAGCGCCAGGCCATCCACGCCGACGTCTTCTACTCGCCGGCCCTGCATGAGTCGCTCGCCGCCTGGGTGCGCCGCCACTACCGAGACGTGCTCCACCCCAAGGACCTGCAGGACCCGCGTCTCGCGCGCGAGACGATGACGGCGCTGGACGAGCTGACGCGAATCCTCAAGCTGGGCAGCGTCTACGACTTCCAGCAGTGA
- the rpoN gene encoding RNA polymerase factor sigma-54, which translates to MAMELKQSLKLAQQLVMTPQLQQAIKLLQLSRMELLEQVREEMDQNPLLEQPDEQAPGDVGDKEPGEASLEADNVEIPRDMELPAATPDTAQEFKADGDGPPEIDWEAYLNSYQFNEPTTASNKGNVATDDLPSFEANLVKKEDLVDHIQEQLGTLRLNDAERRVAMLILGNLDDDGYLKLPDVEGDPLIRLCNEADVPMHVAERTLRRIQMLEPRGCGARDLQECLLIQLQGMKEPQAPLLGLIIKRHMKYLESKNLPAIAKDLKVTLEEVVEAVKLLPKLDPKPGRNFSGDDAQYITPDVFVYKMGDEYTVVLNDDGLSKLRISGTYRNALKTGAVGPGQTKDFIQDKLRSAVWLIRSIHQRQRTIYKVTESIVKFQRDFLDKGIAHLKPLILRDVAEDIGMHESTVSRVTTSKYVHTPQGIFELKYFFNSSIARVSGEDTASEAVKHHIKQIVAQEDARNPYSDQKIVELLRSQGTEIARRTVAKYREVLGILPSSKRKRYY; encoded by the coding sequence ATGGCGATGGAACTCAAACAAAGCCTGAAGCTTGCGCAGCAGCTGGTGATGACGCCCCAGCTGCAGCAGGCCATCAAGCTGCTCCAGCTCTCCCGAATGGAGCTGTTGGAGCAGGTCCGCGAGGAGATGGACCAGAATCCGCTCCTGGAGCAGCCGGACGAGCAGGCACCGGGCGACGTGGGAGACAAGGAGCCGGGGGAAGCTTCACTGGAGGCGGACAACGTCGAGATTCCGCGCGACATGGAGCTGCCGGCGGCCACGCCGGACACCGCTCAGGAGTTCAAGGCGGACGGGGATGGGCCGCCGGAAATCGACTGGGAGGCGTACCTCAACAGCTACCAGTTCAACGAGCCGACCACGGCGTCCAACAAGGGCAACGTGGCCACGGACGACCTGCCGTCGTTCGAGGCCAACCTCGTCAAGAAGGAGGACCTGGTCGACCACATCCAGGAGCAGCTGGGCACGCTGCGCCTGAACGACGCCGAGCGCCGGGTGGCCATGCTCATCCTGGGCAACCTGGATGACGACGGCTACCTGAAGCTGCCGGATGTGGAGGGAGATCCGCTCATCCGCCTGTGCAACGAGGCGGACGTGCCCATGCACGTGGCGGAGCGCACCCTGCGCCGCATCCAGATGCTGGAGCCTCGCGGCTGTGGCGCGCGCGACCTGCAGGAGTGCCTGCTCATCCAGCTGCAGGGGATGAAGGAGCCGCAGGCGCCGCTCCTGGGCCTCATCATCAAGCGGCACATGAAGTACCTGGAGAGCAAGAACCTGCCCGCCATCGCCAAGGACCTGAAGGTCACCTTGGAAGAGGTGGTGGAGGCGGTGAAGCTGCTCCCGAAGCTGGACCCGAAGCCGGGCCGCAACTTCAGCGGCGACGACGCGCAGTACATCACCCCCGACGTCTTCGTCTACAAGATGGGGGATGAGTACACGGTGGTGCTCAACGACGACGGCCTGTCCAAGCTGCGCATCTCCGGCACCTACCGCAACGCGCTGAAGACGGGCGCGGTGGGCCCGGGCCAGACGAAGGACTTCATCCAGGACAAGCTGCGCAGCGCGGTGTGGCTCATCCGCTCCATCCACCAGCGGCAGCGGACCATCTACAAGGTCACCGAGAGCATCGTGAAGTTCCAGCGGGACTTCCTGGACAAGGGCATCGCGCACCTGAAGCCGCTCATCCTCCGGGACGTGGCCGAGGACATCGGCATGCACGAGTCCACGGTGAGCCGCGTGACGACGAGCAAGTACGTGCACACGCCGCAGGGCATCTTCGAGCTGAAGTACTTCTTCAACTCGTCCATCGCCCGCGTGTCCGGCGAGGACACCGCGAGCGAGGCGGTGAAGCACCACATCAAGCAGATTGTCGCGCAGGAGGACGCGCGCAATCCGTACTCGGACCAGAAGATCGTGGAACTCCTGCGCTCGCAGGGCACCGAAATCGCGCGCCGCACGGTGGCCAAGTACCGCGAGGTGCTGGGCATCCTCCCCAGCAGCAAGCGCAAGCGGTACTACTGA
- a CDS encoding LptA/OstA family protein produces the protein MIEFLVMAFFVAQPMPAAAAPTDGGTPPAADAGSASASPLGPVDLKEPVQITADLIEGGKSQATLTGNVKVTHRTLVLKCDRMTAYFTQPRVVTRVVCTGGVNAVDGDRMARGERAEYDVASGVLVVTGSPEARQGTTYMRGTKVRLTLGSERLDVENAVIIFESPPASPAPSKRKGASTPGRATPAPAEPGKAPAR, from the coding sequence GTGATTGAGTTCCTCGTGATGGCCTTCTTCGTGGCGCAGCCCATGCCAGCCGCCGCCGCGCCCACCGATGGCGGGACACCGCCGGCCGCGGACGCGGGCAGTGCGAGCGCGAGCCCCCTGGGGCCCGTGGACCTGAAGGAGCCGGTGCAGATCACCGCCGACCTCATCGAGGGCGGCAAGTCGCAGGCGACGCTCACGGGCAACGTGAAGGTGACGCACCGGACGCTCGTCCTGAAGTGCGACCGGATGACGGCCTACTTCACCCAGCCGCGCGTGGTGACGCGCGTGGTGTGCACGGGCGGGGTCAACGCCGTGGACGGGGACCGCATGGCCCGGGGCGAGCGCGCCGAGTACGACGTGGCCAGCGGCGTGCTCGTCGTCACCGGCTCCCCCGAGGCGCGCCAGGGGACCACGTACATGCGTGGGACGAAGGTCCGCCTCACGTTGGGGAGTGAGCGGCTCGACGTGGAGAACGCCGTCATCATCTTCGAGTCCCCGCCGGCCTCCCCCGCGCCGTCCAAGCGCAAGGGCGCGTCCACGCCTGGCCGCGCCACGCCCGCGCCCGCCGAGCCCGGCAAGGCCCCCGCGCGATGA
- a CDS encoding GNAT family protein → MSAPVSFETDAGVPRRELVPLVAPPVILEGRAVRLEPLRLEHAPALASLCEDSLFAFFSVVLRTQEDVERFISRALEAAEKGTERPFVILERETGQPVGTTSYLDIQRDFRTLEIGWTWLGRRVWRTRVNTECKYLLLRHAFETLDVMRVQLKTDRRNARSRAAIERMGGKLEGILRNHMLVRGGVVRDSAYYSVIDSEWPEVKARLEGFLQQGA, encoded by the coding sequence ATGAGCGCCCCTGTTTCGTTCGAGACCGATGCCGGTGTCCCTCGTCGGGAGCTGGTTCCCCTGGTGGCTCCGCCCGTCATCCTGGAGGGGCGCGCCGTGCGGCTGGAGCCCTTGCGGTTGGAGCACGCCCCGGCCCTGGCCTCGCTGTGTGAGGACTCCCTCTTCGCGTTCTTCTCCGTGGTGCTGCGCACCCAGGAGGACGTGGAGCGGTTCATCTCCCGCGCGCTGGAGGCCGCGGAGAAGGGCACCGAGCGCCCCTTCGTCATCCTGGAGCGCGAGACAGGGCAGCCGGTGGGCACCACGAGCTATCTCGACATCCAGCGGGACTTCCGGACGCTGGAGATTGGCTGGACGTGGCTGGGCCGCCGGGTGTGGCGCACGCGCGTCAACACCGAGTGCAAGTACCTGCTCCTGCGCCACGCCTTCGAGACGCTCGACGTCATGCGGGTGCAGCTCAAGACGGACCGGCGCAACGCGCGCTCGCGCGCGGCCATCGAGCGGATGGGGGGAAAGCTGGAGGGCATCCTCCGCAACCACATGCTGGTGCGCGGTGGGGTGGTGCGCGACAGCGCCTACTACAGCGTCATCGACTCCGAGTGGCCCGAGGTGAAGGCCCGGCTCGAGGGGTTCCTCCAGCAAGGTGCATGA
- the lptB gene encoding LPS export ABC transporter ATP-binding protein — protein MSNDAKLHAEGLKKAFRGRQVVNGVSFTVSPGEVVGLLGPNGAGKTTSFNMVVGLVTPDGGRVRIGDEDLTHLPMHRRARRGVGYLPQEASVFRKLTVRDNFLAVLELQKGLNKRAREERASAILEEFGLSHVAESLGGTLSGGERRRAEIARSLLPSPRFILFDEPFAGVDPINVGDLQRQIFLLRERGLGVLITDHNVQDTLGICDRAYIITQGQILEEGTPAEIAASPRARAVYLGERFRLQEPV, from the coding sequence ATGAGCAACGACGCGAAGCTGCACGCCGAGGGGCTGAAGAAGGCCTTTCGTGGCCGCCAGGTCGTCAATGGCGTCTCGTTCACCGTGTCCCCGGGCGAGGTGGTGGGCCTGCTCGGCCCCAATGGCGCCGGCAAGACGACCAGCTTCAACATGGTCGTGGGCCTGGTGACGCCCGACGGGGGCCGCGTGCGCATTGGCGACGAGGACCTCACGCACCTGCCCATGCACCGCCGCGCGCGCCGGGGCGTGGGCTACCTGCCCCAGGAAGCCTCCGTCTTCCGCAAGCTCACCGTGCGCGACAACTTCCTGGCCGTGCTGGAGCTCCAGAAGGGCCTGAACAAGCGCGCCCGGGAGGAGCGCGCCAGCGCCATCCTCGAGGAGTTCGGCCTCTCCCACGTGGCCGAGTCCCTGGGCGGCACCCTCTCCGGCGGCGAGCGGCGCCGCGCCGAGATTGCCCGGAGCCTCCTGCCCTCCCCCCGCTTCATCCTCTTCGACGAGCCCTTCGCCGGCGTGGACCCCATCAACGTGGGCGACCTCCAGCGGCAGATCTTCCTCCTCCGCGAGCGCGGACTGGGCGTCCTCATCACGGACCACAATGTCCAGGACACCCTGGGCATCTGTGATAGGGCGTACATCATCACACAGGGGCAGATCCTGGAGGAGGGGACCCCGGCCGAGATTGCCGCCTCCCCTCGCGCCCGCGCCGTCTACCTGGGGGAGCGGTTCCGTCTCCAGGAACCTGTCTAG
- a CDS encoding lysophospholipid acyltransferase family protein has product MERLVERPPLTKRLKRFLRYVLIRSVLLCLQPLPLRWARGLGFLLGGWAYGLAGGERRKALKSLGVAFPEKSDAERQALARASFRHLGAAALEVACTGALDRGLEQLVAWPEEDRRVLETALARKKGVVFVSGHVGNWELLARRVARAGYPSQSIAKETTDPRLTALVERFRARGGVRSIWRGQDGAARAMLRALRAGEILGLLIDQDTKVQSLFVPFFGELAATPRAAADLAVRTGAAVVTGFCHRVEGGYRLTMEEVPVPALEDREAAALELTRALSERIEAAIRRTPEQWVWMHQRWKTRPTADTQPVLAEAARATAG; this is encoded by the coding sequence ATGGAGCGACTTGTGGAGCGTCCACCCTTAACAAAGCGCCTGAAACGTTTCCTCCGGTACGTGCTCATCCGGAGTGTCCTGTTGTGCCTTCAACCCCTGCCTCTGCGGTGGGCTCGGGGGCTGGGCTTCCTCCTGGGCGGGTGGGCCTACGGGCTTGCGGGGGGCGAGCGCCGCAAGGCCCTGAAGTCCCTGGGCGTGGCCTTCCCCGAGAAGTCCGACGCGGAGCGGCAAGCCCTGGCGCGCGCCAGCTTCCGGCACCTGGGGGCGGCGGCGCTGGAGGTGGCCTGCACGGGCGCCCTGGACCGCGGGCTCGAGCAGCTGGTGGCATGGCCCGAAGAAGACAGACGCGTGCTGGAGACGGCCCTGGCGCGCAAGAAGGGCGTCGTCTTCGTCTCCGGCCACGTGGGCAACTGGGAGCTCCTGGCCCGGCGCGTGGCGCGAGCGGGCTATCCGAGCCAGAGCATCGCGAAGGAGACCACGGACCCGCGCCTCACCGCGCTGGTGGAGCGGTTCCGCGCGCGCGGCGGGGTGCGCAGCATCTGGCGGGGGCAGGACGGCGCGGCGCGGGCCATGTTGAGGGCGCTGCGCGCGGGCGAAATCCTGGGCCTGCTCATCGACCAGGACACGAAGGTGCAGTCGCTCTTCGTGCCCTTCTTCGGGGAGCTGGCGGCGACGCCTCGCGCGGCGGCGGACCTGGCGGTGCGCACGGGCGCGGCGGTGGTGACGGGCTTCTGCCACCGGGTGGAGGGCGGCTACCGGCTGACGATGGAGGAGGTGCCCGTGCCGGCGCTGGAGGACCGCGAGGCCGCCGCGCTGGAGCTCACCCGGGCCCTGTCCGAGCGCATCGAGGCGGCCATCCGCCGCACCCCTGAACAGTGGGTGTGGATGCACCAGCGCTGGAAGACGCGTCCCACGGCCGACACACAACCCGTGCTCGCGGAGGCGGCGCGGGCGACGGCCGGGTGA
- the dtd gene encoding D-aminoacyl-tRNA deacylase, translated as MRAVVQRVLEASVTVEGQRVSDIGPGLLVLLGVGKGDTEADVAWMVEKLATLRIFEDAAGKMNLSLEDTSRQLIVVSQFTLYGDVRKGRRPSFIDAMEPATAKALYERACEALRQRGLSVGTGIFAADMKVALVNDGPVTLILESPGASTPAPKP; from the coding sequence ATGCGAGCCGTGGTGCAGCGGGTGCTGGAAGCGTCGGTGACAGTGGAGGGGCAACGGGTGAGTGACATCGGCCCCGGGCTGCTGGTGCTCCTGGGCGTGGGCAAGGGGGACACCGAGGCCGACGTGGCGTGGATGGTGGAGAAGCTGGCCACCTTGCGCATCTTCGAGGACGCCGCGGGGAAGATGAACCTCTCGCTGGAGGACACGTCCCGCCAGCTCATCGTCGTCAGCCAGTTCACGCTCTACGGCGACGTGCGCAAGGGGCGCCGCCCCAGCTTCATCGACGCGATGGAGCCCGCCACCGCCAAGGCCCTCTACGAGCGCGCCTGCGAGGCCCTCCGGCAGCGCGGCCTGAGCGTGGGCACCGGCATCTTCGCCGCGGACATGAAGGTGGCCCTGGTCAACGACGGGCCCGTCACCCTCATCCTGGAGAGCCCCGGCGCGAGCACCCCCGCGCCCAAGCCCTAG
- the hpf gene encoding ribosome hibernation-promoting factor, HPF/YfiA family, giving the protein MQFNITFRQFGASDSLKEYAREKVERVNKLLDRAGEAHVVLSLERHLHHADITIHSGAWVLRGRDKSDDMYASIDLAMDKIERQLRRYRDKLKTHHGRERVHHRQDLVNHLKVRHAVFEVPDAEEPAAKAAPEAPVAKVVEASASTPISAATRVVRATQLTVKPLSVDEAVMQMNLMNNDFYVFHNVESDALGIIYRRKDGQYGLIEPHEPPAMAAATGT; this is encoded by the coding sequence ATGCAGTTCAACATCACCTTCCGTCAGTTCGGGGCGTCGGATTCCCTCAAAGAATACGCACGCGAGAAGGTCGAGCGGGTGAACAAGCTGTTGGACAGAGCAGGAGAGGCACACGTCGTACTGTCGTTGGAGCGTCACCTCCACCACGCGGACATCACCATCCACTCCGGCGCCTGGGTGCTTCGCGGGCGCGACAAGAGCGATGACATGTACGCGTCCATCGACCTGGCGATGGACAAAATCGAGCGGCAGCTGCGCCGATACCGGGACAAGCTGAAGACGCATCACGGCCGCGAGCGCGTGCACCACCGACAGGACCTGGTGAATCACCTGAAGGTGCGCCACGCCGTCTTCGAGGTGCCGGACGCGGAGGAGCCCGCCGCGAAGGCCGCGCCCGAGGCGCCGGTGGCGAAGGTGGTGGAGGCGTCGGCGTCCACGCCCATCTCCGCCGCGACGCGCGTGGTTCGCGCCACGCAGCTCACCGTCAAGCCGCTGTCCGTGGATGAGGCGGTGATGCAGATGAACTTGATGAACAACGACTTCTACGTGTTCCACAACGTGGAGTCGGATGCGCTGGGCATCATCTACCGGCGCAAGGATGGGCAGTACGGCCTCATCGAGCCCCATGAGCCGCCCGCGATGGCGGCCGCCACGGGCACCTGA
- a CDS encoding PTS sugar transporter subunit IIA, which yields MRIAEFLSPEAVIADMQSRTKPEVLRELSVTLVRAHPQLQEERLVEVLKEREKLGSTGIGEGVAIPHGKLSGMTQLQAAFGVSRAGVDFEAIDGKATHLFFALVAPENSAGVHLKALARISRLFKNPRFRASILEAPTAADIHALIIQEDARP from the coding sequence GTGAGAATCGCCGAGTTCCTCAGCCCCGAAGCCGTCATCGCGGACATGCAGTCGCGGACGAAGCCAGAGGTGTTGCGCGAGCTGAGTGTCACGTTGGTGCGGGCCCACCCCCAGCTCCAGGAGGAGCGGCTGGTGGAGGTGCTGAAGGAGCGCGAGAAGCTCGGCAGCACGGGCATCGGCGAGGGGGTGGCCATCCCCCACGGCAAGCTGTCGGGCATGACGCAGCTCCAGGCGGCCTTCGGCGTGTCGCGCGCGGGCGTGGACTTCGAGGCCATCGACGGCAAGGCCACCCACCTGTTCTTCGCGCTGGTGGCCCCGGAGAACAGCGCGGGCGTCCACCTCAAGGCGCTGGCGCGCATCTCCCGCCTCTTCAAGAACCCGCGCTTCCGGGCCTCCATCCTCGAGGCGCCCACGGCCGCGGACATCCACGCGCTCATCATCCAGGAAGACGCTCGGCCCTGA